A DNA window from Hordeum vulgare subsp. vulgare chromosome 1H, MorexV3_pseudomolecules_assembly, whole genome shotgun sequence contains the following coding sequences:
- the LOC123408144 gene encoding uncharacterized protein LOC123408144, which produces MTHKASTSAAAATSIRSPRPSPNQSRSYSAMAVSRTAMSVSFLVAVVVAAASVPAATAQAPCDSVCRLKAATETFAAAPPTEKAAAVEILSNKTEGAVSSAESAHQAAGLATRCLDDCNKLCGSGTRDLACSTRCETICRVEVESLSFAADVYAKSSATKKTAVIQAIDKQAAQPSDKIDAIAATCVGDCGKFCSEGKKDPACATICQDGCRGRAVSVAFALATPDKKEAIKKDAGIA; this is translated from the coding sequence ATGACACACAAAGCATCGACCTCAGCAGCAGCTGCAACATCTATTCGATCGCCTCGTCCCTCTCCAAACCAATCAAGAAGTTACTCAGCAATGGCTGTGAGCAGAACCGCGATGAGCGTGTCTTTCCTCGTCGCCGTCGTGGTGGCAGCCGCATCAGTGCCGGCGGCGACCGCTCAAGCCCCATGCGACAGCGTTTGCCGTCTCAAGGCGGCGACGGAGACTTTCGCTGCCGCCCCGCCCACCGAGAAGGCCGCCGCGGTCGAGATTTTGAGCAACAAGACTGAAGGTGCCGTCTCCTCCGCTGAGTCCGCTCACCAGGCTGCTGGGTTGGCCACCCGCTGCCTAGACGATTGCAACAAGCTCTGCGGCTCAGGCACGAGAGATCTCGCGTGCAGCACAAGGTGCGAGACCATCTGCCGCGTCGAAGTCGAGAGCCTCTCCTTCGCCGCCGACGTGTACGCCAAAAGCTCGGCCACGAAGAAGACGGCCGTGATTCAGGCCATCGACAAGCAGGCCGCGCAGCCCAGCGACAAGATCGATGCGATCGCGGCCACCTGCGTCGGCGACTGCGGCAAGTTCTGCAGCGAGGGCAAGAAGGACCCTGCTTGCGCCACCATTTGCCAAGACGGTTGCCGTGGCAGAGCCGTGAGCGTTGCCTTCGCTTTGGCCACTCCCGACAAGAAAGAGGCCATCAAGAAAGATGCTGGGATTGCGTGA